The following are encoded together in the Deltaproteobacteria bacterium genome:
- the recO gene encoding DNA repair protein RecO has translation MPGIFKSPAFVISGRDMGESDRIITFYTMAGGKVRAVARGAKRSRRRFVNALEPFTMLNLSLALPRTTGLSRIESAGILDSFPSLRHKVECYVLASLCCELVNLWTKENDPQEDLFKLLRWCLNCLNEGLHPRKTALFFKILLLTLAGYAPGFDLCLRCKKPPVGNHVFFRLHAGGFICGECLKSRERSHKISLGALRSLRYIQNGSLDRLYRLTMTDAAFEEAWSLIKSLHCHHLDQVPASYAAVDGLKPEIGK, from the coding sequence ATGCCCGGTATCTTCAAGAGCCCTGCATTTGTAATTTCAGGCCGGGATATGGGAGAATCTGACCGGATTATCACCTTTTACACAATGGCTGGAGGAAAAGTGCGGGCTGTTGCCAGGGGGGCGAAAAGGAGCCGGCGCCGCTTTGTAAATGCACTCGAGCCTTTTACCATGCTCAACTTGTCTCTGGCCCTGCCACGCACCACTGGTTTGAGCAGGATTGAATCCGCCGGAATACTGGACAGTTTTCCATCTCTGAGACATAAGGTCGAGTGCTATGTCCTGGCCAGCCTGTGCTGCGAACTGGTAAATCTCTGGACAAAGGAAAACGATCCACAGGAAGACCTTTTCAAACTCCTTCGATGGTGCCTTAACTGCCTTAACGAAGGTCTCCATCCGCGAAAGACCGCGCTCTTTTTCAAGATTCTGCTCCTGACCCTGGCAGGCTATGCCCCTGGTTTTGACCTGTGCCTCCGTTGCAAAAAGCCGCCGGTGGGCAATCATGTATTTTTCAGACTCCATGCAGGAGGATTCATTTGTGGCGAATGCCTGAAATCAAGGGAAAGGAGCCATAAAATAAGCCTGGGGGCACTAAGGTCATTGAGATACATTCAGAACGGATCTCTTGACAGGCTTTACAGACTGACCATGACAGATGCGGCGTTCGAAGAGGCCTGGTCTCTCATTAAAAGTCTTCATTGCCACCATTTGGATCAGGTGCCTGCTTCTTATGCAGCCGTTGACGGCCTGAAACCTGAAATTGGAAAGTAG